The Musa acuminata AAA Group cultivar baxijiao chromosome BXJ1-3, Cavendish_Baxijiao_AAA, whole genome shotgun sequence genome window below encodes:
- the LOC135638677 gene encoding uncharacterized protein LOC135638677 gives MNQAILEGLKRRISGAHGAWVDKLPNVLWAMQTTPKTTSGESLFSLAFGTEVVLPPKMLFPTLRTSNYEQGDSEKGLRANLDLLEERRAKAHLRALAYKKATTRIYNRKVHSRSIKVRDLVLRIAEVSDPTRARGKLTPNWEGPY, from the coding sequence ATGAACCAGGCGATTCTAGAAGGCCTCAAGAGGAGAATCTCGGGCGCACATGGTGCTTGGGTGGACAAGCTTCCCAACGTCCTATGGGCAATGCAAACGACTCCCAAAACTACCTCGGGGGAATCTTTGTTCAGCCTAGCGTTCGGGACTGAGGTGGTCCTTCCGCCCAAGATGTTGTTCCCGACCCTGCGCACCTCCAATTATGAGCAAGGAGACTCTGAGAAGGGACTCCGAGCTAACCTGGATCTTCTTGAGGAAAGGAGAGCCAAGGCACATCTGCGTGCCTTGGCTTACAAGAAGGCAACAACTCGGATATACAACCGAAAGGTTCATTCGCGGTCGATCAAGGTCAGGGACCTCGTCCTTCGAATAGCAGAAGTGAGCGACCCGACTCGAGCAAGGGGAAAGCTCACACCCAACTGGGAAGGCCCCTATTGA